In the genome of Vulpes lagopus strain Blue_001 chromosome 9, ASM1834538v1, whole genome shotgun sequence, the window GCACCCTTTTGTATTCCTAGTTCTAacccaaactttattttttgcatgtggaaagTATCTTTTATTCTACCATTGCTCAATAAGGACTAATTTGAGGACTTTTGACATGTGTGTGAATGAATGTATTAATAGcttaatttcaatttatatttcaaatttcaaattataattgtattttttgtttatccTGAATTCTCCCTTCAGCTTTATAAATAGAGATGTAATTCCTGAAAACAGTAAAATTCAAACTCCACAACCTATTTCATCACTCCTGGTTTTGtgtgtgttacttttttttttttttttttttttcaactttttcacTACATTCCCATTAAAGATATTCAGAAGACATGTTTATCTGTCCTTTCACCCCAAATCTAATTGCTGGAAAGaaaatttgtgtgttttttgatcaggagaaactatttttttcttccagaaaaaaagtcagaagtTGCAAAATAGCATTTGGAGTGTTTAATATAACTCTAGTCCCATTAAATACTATTCTTATTGCTATGCTAGACTTGCTTAGTAGAGAAAGCTTAAAATACAACTCACCATAATTAAAGATCACCAGAACCTTTAATTTCTTAATCTGTTTTTGCCCATTTATTGCCttcattttgaagttttattttgtttttaaataatttgacaaTCTCTATACAGTTTTATGTGAGGTTAGTAGGAGAAGCAATCTTGATGCTTCAATGTTAGTATTTATGGATTTGGTGTTAAATTTTGCAGAAAGAAAGTTAAAATCAATGCCTTAAATAGAATTCTTTTATGTCTCATTGCTAGCTCAATAATTGTACGTGTATACCTCTTATTTACATAAAAGCAGGAAGATAGGAAGGTTTAAAATAGCAGAAATACAAAACTCTTAAAAGTGCTTTTAAACTCTACTGTGAATGTCTCTAATATACTGGAAATtctaattatgtaaaataatgagGGCAGAGGATAGTGACGACTGTGTCGATTCTGTCCAGctgtcttttttccttattctacTTCTTAATCAGCCCCTGAATCAACTCTTCCTTACTTCCCTACATCCTATATTAGGAATTAAAAGGTATTCTCTTGGGAAAGATAATAGATAAATTACGGTAGCTTTATTTGCTTTGCTTAATGACTAATTGGGTATGTTGTATTATGCATTTTAGTATGCAGTAAAAGAAGTTATATGCATTTCATCCAGAAATAATACCATTGATTATGATACTATTTTTTACTAGAATACACCACAATATTTGGTCTAGAAGAGCTCAAAGAATGTGTCAAAATGCCATATTTACCAGGGCTGCAGAGTTGCCCAAAAAGTGTAAGTTCAACTCCACTGGGCGTTCAATCAAGACGGATGCGTGCTGAGACCGAGATGCCTCCAGTCAGGTAGATCATTACTGTTCAGTTCTCTTGCATTCCACACGTATCTGTAGTAATACTGCTAAAGGAAGAGGTTTTCCTGGCTAGTGACTTGAAGTCTTTCTTGCctactgatatttttttcataaaggatCTCATGTTTTAATGTAGGTAGCAATTTTATTCAATTTGACAAATAAGCACTTTTCTCAGTTTTCAAGTGATGTTGCCAGAAAGGACTTAAGGCCTTCcgttaaaaaatatttgttagggatacctgggtggctcaatggttgagcatctgcctttggctcaggtcatgatctcaggatcctgggatcaagtcccacatcggctccccagagggagcctgcttctcccactgcctgtgtctctgcctttctctgtctctcatgaataaataaaatcttttaaaaaaaaaaaaaaacctacttaagGTTTCAGTGACTTTCCATCATTACTAAGACACTGTGTCCCTAACACTCACCTCACTCTTGTCAATTTCATCAGGAGTCACAGGGCCCTTTGAGAAGGATGTAGAGCTGCCTCTGGCAATGAACTTGTCTCAGTCTTGTTACCCTGCTTTCAATGATCATCTTTAAGAAACTGGAAGCCCAGAAAGCAACCCCTGAATTGGCCCAACTACCTCTTAATCTTAAGCCTTCATTTTGCTTCCTACTGTTTTcaccctatttcattttttttttcatttgcaactTGGCTGTTTGTGAAATGACCCTCATCATTTTACATTGGCTTGAGTGTAAATTTTCCTAGCCAATGAAGGATAATTTCAATATATTAAATTCATGTTATGACAGTGTTCTTCATATACAAAGCAGAAAAGTGGTGGCTACGTGCCATAATGTTTATGAAGTGCTTGGCAAATGTAAATGTTAGTTCTTTTCCCTGTCTTTGAAACAAGTGTCTTTATATCAGCCATTCTAGTGAGAACATGTTGAGTTGCCTACAAGTATTTTATTCTCCTTTGCATATTGCACAGCGCCCCTTGAATGAACAGCCATGGCAAAGCAGGGAAGTaacacatttttgtttgtctttgtgtaCAACCCCTTACCACCTTTTTCCACTccatatgtaaatatttgtttttaaaatgctgataaaagtttgtttttttcaaatttctttcattataatcATACATTTTCAGTGACTCTCGAGGCGCAGTCTAGTAATATAACTGATAGTAGTAATCCTAGAGGTGAAGGGGCATTTGGAAGTTCCAGCTGACTTCTAAAGTTTAATATAGTTACAGGACATTTTCAATTCTTATGGATTATCTCACCCACAGCAGATTCAATCATGACCTACCTCCTCTGATAACCCATTCGTTATGTAGGTCTGTTATAGTAGGAACAAAAgttaattaagataaaattcagTTTGTGGTGGTTAATTGGTAAAATTTGCAGAAATAAGTGATAGTTGATATCTGGCATATCTAGATACCCTCTTAtctaatatttattctctttctcttagtattttttaaatcatacttaGAGAAAGTTGAAGATAAATATGGGAGAGGTTAGACATAACACTTATCTACAGGTAAAATTTATTAGCAAAACTGAGATGTTGAATTGTTCATATCTACTTCTGATTGGATTAATTATGATGGAATGAGTTCACTTTCTTTAATGCTTAGTTACTTTCCAAGTGTTGTCCTTCACCGAGTGAGTTTTGATGAAAGCAGAttcttatctattatttttttttaaaaaattaatgtaccCTGGATTTATATAAAAGTGATTTtatgataatatataattttaggaTAAGGAAGACTAAGGAGGCATGCACTGTGGTACCACTTCAGGAAAAACCAAAGAGTAAgttggctcattttttttcttccaccacATGTCATATTAGGTtgtctcatacttttttttttctttaactctctTTCTTTCCACTGATTGTTTTGTTCTCTTAATGCTTCTTTTAAGctctgtttattttataaatgtagtgGATGTTGTGTTCCCTATACACATACCTTTAttatctcaggaccttgggattagcCCTTGTCATCTCATGTGGGCTGTTGCATAGCCTGCATACTAATCTTGCTTTGATGGTTACCCGGGTTTTGGGTGGGGCAAATGGGGAGATATAGGTACAAAATCACAGTtctaagatgaataagttctggggatccaatgtacagcatggtgactatagttaataatactgtactgtatactGTATACTCTCTACTAAGAGAGTAGGTCTCAAGTGTTCTCATCTCCTTCCCAGAAAAGGTATCTATCTGTATGAGGTGATGGGTGTGGCAATTAACTtaattatggtaatcatttcacaatgtatatgtatatcaggttgtcatgttgtataccttaaacatacacaatttttatttgtaaaatatactgCAATAAAGTTGAGGAAACAATGGAAAGCAACAGATGACAGgatttgtaaaatgaaagatcattagaaaatactcaaagtgaagggagaaaaaaagataatatagaaGGGAGTGTGCAAGTCATTATGTGACAAAATAAAACCTGCTGTACACATGTGTAATTCTAATTCCAGAAtaagaggagagagggcaggataGAAACAGTATTTACATACTGGCTGATATGTTCCCAATTTTGATGAAAAATACAAAGCCACAGATACAAAAAGCTCTATAAGCCCTCAGCAGGTAAGAAAACCACTGTGGGCAAATCATAATAAACAGACtaacttaaaacacacacacacacatacacataaaacaaaacagagaaaggataGGTTACCTTTGAAGGAGGTAAGACATAcaactgactttttaaatgtgGACAATGGAAGCAAGAAGACAATGGAATGTCATTTTCAAGGGCTAAAAGAGAATAACTACCAAACTTGAATTGGatacccagtgaaaatatccttaaaagtaaaagtgaaacaaatacattttcattCAAATAGAAGTTAAGAGAATTTATTGTCTGCAGAGcttcactaaaaatatttaaaaagtaatgatacAAAATGAAAGTACAACAACTTGGGAAAGAATAAGAAGCAGTGGCAGTACTATTATGAAATTTAAAgtatatgtagaaataaaatacttgataATAGTAGCACAGAGGTAGGATGGGGCATATGTGGTTTGAAAATGTAAGATACTTGCATTATctgaaaaatggtaaaataactAATTTAAAGTAGTTTGTAATATGTCAAAGAGACATGTGATCATCAGTATGGTAACCactaaaaggataataaaataatacaagtaaCAAGCTAAAAGAGAGGGGAAGTATAATATTGAGAAAATACTTGATCATTTCAAAAGAGgacaagaaaagaggaaaaaagaaacaaaatatatgagacaaatagaaaacaattagcaatattaaagatttaaaattaaacataacaGTTGCATTAGATATAAGCAGActaaatatttcaatgaaaaaacaaagtacCAGACTAAGAAAAATAACTATGTGTTGCTTACAAGAGGCATACCTTAAATTTAAGGCCAGAAAGATCAAGAGTGCAAGgttggaaaaatacaaatcatgcaaaaattaataaaaagaaagattgtGTAGCTACACTAACATCAAACAACATAGATACCTGGGCAAGAATtactattttaatattgattaaatcattttgattttaggatttttaaagcattctaaTTCTTCAATTAGTTTTGGTAAgttatattttctaagttttttttgcattttgtctaAGTTTTCAGAtatattggcataaagttgttttTGTAGTATCCgtacttctctccttcttcctctttttttaaattttatttttaagtaatctctacacccagggTGGGCttaaatttacaaccctgagatcaaaagccaCATGCTGATCAAAAGGACAGAAGAACCCTGTGCTTCttcttttaatgttatttatttgtgccttctgcctttttttcttgattaatctCACcagagactttttctttttcattattctcttcGATGAAGAACTCATCTTCTAAAAAatctttcttattataaatttgttttctacttcattgatttcttctctttcctgcattatcttttttcttccatggTCTCTGGAAGTATTTAGTTagaatttatttagtttattatttttctatgtctAACTTATTAATTCTCAAGCCTTCTTTTctaacataggaatttggggtaTAAACCTCTTTAAGCATAAGTTTTGCTGTATCACACAagttttgcaatattttctttctcattagttatgaatattttaatgtttattatgatttcttttttgactgaTGAATGATCTagaatgtgtgtgtacatttctgtatttgagaattttaaatttatcttattaACAACTTCCAACTTAATTGCATTGGTTTGTATGAAGTTTTGAAGTTTTCTGAAATTTGCTTAATCTCTACAATCTAGTTAATTTATAGCCAAAGAGTTTTTCTAAATGTCAGGTTCACTGTACTCCTAAAGACATTTATCCCAATCATATTCTTccccccccaactctctctctctttctctgaacttTCTACCCATGCTATACattcaaataacaaaatgaaccaaaaataaCCACAGTAAAGAACTGTAGGTAGCTTTTTTTGACACTTAACCATTTGaattaaataatcatattttaagaCAGTTTGAATCAgtataatagggatccctgggtggtacagcggtttggcgcctgcctttggcccggggcgcaatcctggagacccgggatcgaatcccacgtcgggctcccggtgcatggagcctgcttctccctatgcctgtgtctctgcctctctctctctctctctctctctatgactatcatgaataaataaataaaatcttaaaaaaaaagaaagtttgaatcagtatattattttcaaagttttatatgttttcaaatagaagtatttatacatatttacatatttaggGCAATATGTAGTGATTGCATGGGAAGTTTGAATTTGATGAATCTGAATTTAAATTCTTTGCCCTTGGGCAAGTTTTTTAGCACTACTaaatcttgtttttatatttatggcCAAAGATAGTACTAGTTACCTACTTCATAGTGTTGTGTgattgaaataaatataagtacCTGGCACAGAGAGATCACTCAATATATGTTATCTATTACTATTACTACACTCTGTAATAGAAGCTTGAGTAATGCTGTTCAGTTAgtgaattattcattttcttttacaattCTACTATTTTACTAAACTTAGGATTTATGAGAAATGgaatttttggagaaaataacTTGATGAGCATGTAAGGTATGAAACAAGTTAATTATTTATGGAGATTGTGTGTCTTTTGCTTTGGAATAAATTCCACAGCCatctcatgttttaaaaacatgagcAGTATAGAGTCAGATTTAGTTTTATATAgttaaatagaaatatcataagttttttaagttaacttttttaaagatttatttattcttagcaCGAATTGggggaaggacaaagggagagagagaatcttaagtagatgCTACCTCCTGCTGAGTGGAaccctacacagggcttgattccatgaccctgagatcatgacccaagccaaaatcaagagttggatgcccaaccgactgagccactcaggcacccctagttaaatattttttaaaatgacttgatATTACACTCATCTTAGAAAGTAAGTGCTTTCTATCTCTAATTCACAAATGTGATATATCAAGAACTAGCAGTGTTTAATGGTCatttgaggaagagagatttttatttgctCTGTACTTTAGAGAATATCATTTTAGTGTACTTAATTTTAAtagctgatttatttttcttcacaggtACTGGCTTCAGCGATCCTCTTGCTGGAGCACCATCTCAATACTTACAGAGACTTTCCAAAATGGCCATATTGGAGTATGATACCATTCGTCAAGAAACTACTAGAAAATCCAAAAAGGGCAAGAAACGAGACCTACGAGACTGCTGATAAATACTACATGGTTCAGTGCTTTCTACAATGATATCcaaggtttatatattttttcctttctttttctttttttttcctttctttttcttttttcatatgtcATATGATGTACAATGATTTACATAAAAGTGGAAAtgtaaataggaaataaatattttatgtaatatatagaatcatttgtatttcattgaCATCtacaaaaagacatttaaattatagtttatgGGGACATGGCAAGGGAAAAATTACATTCCATGAATTTTATGCACATTGATTATATCCTTTGATTCAACTTGACATGTTTTGAGTCCCTATCTGTAGAGTGACTGACTTTGCTAGGAGCCGCAGAAACTTTAAGACAGAGTGAATCATTATTGGGATTAGAAGATACTCAGTAAGAATGCCTCCTTTTCCCTGCTTGAGTTTAAATACAGTTGTGAGATAAGTATTCAAGCAGATGAAAATATTAGCTTTGTTTGCTGGAAAAATCTGGAAGTAAAATCCTGTCTCCTGTGGCAATAGTGGGCCTCCTAATCCTGAACTTCATAATTGGACAAATGTACACACTCAGGCATTGCTGACAACCTCACTTGCCATATCAGGGCTTTTCCTGACAAGTAGAGCAAAGCATTCCCATTGTGTATACAGGAAGATCCctgaggggaaagagggagactCACTCCATCTCTgtgaggaggagaagggaaggtgtcaaaaggaaaacttttccttCAGAAAGCCTTGAGGAGTAGGGGGCAAGTGTCCATTAGTACATCTCCCTGAGAAAGTGTAGAAATCAAGGATACCGATGACTTATCCAGTGAAGAGTGGGCCATAAGAGAACCATAAAATGTTACGCAGGCTCAAAAACAGGGCAGTAACATCCAGCTGGTGGTGAGAAAGCATCACGGGAGATTCAGTATTTGAAATGGACCTTAAAGACAGGAAAAATCGAGGGAGAGGGTATTTCTATTAAAtatggaacaacaacaacaacaaaagatggAACAACAGTGCTTACTTTgacagcacatatactaaaattggaacagtacggagaagattagcatggcccctgtgcaaggatgacacacaaattcatgaagcgttccatatttttaaacggcaggacacctgcaccccaatgtttatagcagcaatgtccacaatagccaaactgtggaaggagcctcggtgtccatcgaaagatgaatggataaagaagatgtggtttatgtatacaatggaatattcctcatccattagaaatgacaaatacccaccattaatggtagatggaactggagggtattctgttgagtgaagtaagtcaatcggagaaggacaaacattatatggtttcattcatttggggaatataaaaaatagtgaaagggaataaaggggaaaggagagaaaatgagtgggaaatatcagagagggagacagaacatgagagactcctaactctgggaaataaacaaggggtagtggaaggggaggtgggcagggggttggggtaacggagtgacgggcactgaggggggcacctgatgggatgagcactgggtgttataccacatgttggcaaatcaaactacaataaaaaatatacaaaaaaaaagatggaacaaCATAAACAAAGGCATGCTGTGCATTTGGGAATGATGCATTTGGCTGGAGCACTAGGTAATATAGGGCAAGTGTCATAAATTCACATGCTTATTGGCACCTAGCCAGGACCAGATGAAGTATAGCACCAATCAGATGAAAGCTGTGGTGAACCAGGGCATGTTTCTCAATTTTAAAGGGCACTCACTGCCTAGCTTTGTGTCTGTCATGTGGCAATGTAAGCCCAAAGTTGCAAAGCCTATGTAAATGTTAgcaactaagtgaaataaacagcTGATTCCAAATGTATAAACCATGTGTGGGTCAAAGAGAATTACAAACTAGATCTTCCTTTGTGGGGCCATTCATTTATGCACTCTTGGGGTCAAAAGAATCGAGGGTGATAGGGCTCAAAATATAACCTGATGACACCTGCTAGGGACTGTCAGATGCCAAGCATGAGTTTATATTTCCTCTGTTTCACAATGGCAGATTTTGAGTGTGAAAGTAAATTATTGCCTTTGTGAATTAGGAAGGTTCATTCGGGTATAATGTTTAGGCCAGATTGTATAGGAGGGGGCTGGAGCTAGGGAAAGCATTTAGGAGGTTGTTATAAAAACTGAGGTAAAAATCACTC includes:
- the C9H8orf89 gene encoding putative uncharacterized protein C8orf89 homolog isoform X2, with translation MPVLSPEIKFDTSNVTRNSLDSCFLFENSWRKAVLETQRMKKEYTTIFGLEELKECVKMPYLPGLQSCPKSVSSTPLGVQSRRMRAETEMPPVRIRKTKEACTVVPLQEKPKSTGFSDPLAGAPSQYLQRLSKMAILEYDTIRQETTRKSKKGKKRDLRDC
- the C9H8orf89 gene encoding putative uncharacterized protein C8orf89 homolog isoform X1, which produces MVAGFQSISLSSALLKEEKMPVLSPEIKFDTSNVTRNSLDSCFLFENSWRKAVLETQRMKKEYTTIFGLEELKECVKMPYLPGLQSCPKSVSSTPLGVQSRRMRAETEMPPVRIRKTKEACTVVPLQEKPKSTGFSDPLAGAPSQYLQRLSKMAILEYDTIRQETTRKSKKGKKRDLRDC